A stretch of the Candidatus Coatesbacteria bacterium genome encodes the following:
- the fusA gene encoding elongation factor G, with amino-acid sequence MARVRNVGITAHIDAGKTTLTERILYYTGKTHKIGEVHDGAAEMDWMEQEKERGITITSAATTCFWREHRINIIDTPGHVDFTVEVERSLRVLDGAVGVFCGVAGVQPQSETVWRQAARYGVPRIAVINKLDRIGADYDRAVADLVDKLEASPVPVTIPLGLEDEFRGVIDLVREELVTFGDDLGLSVERRTLTDGERDYAAPYRERLVEAACDYDDGLLEAYLHGEELDPGLLLAALRAGTLASELHPVFAASALRNKGVQPVIDAVIDLLPSPLDRGAVGGLNPENGERETRRPDAGEPSTAYVFKTATDPFVGNLTFFRTYSGTLSVKDVLLNSHTGRKVRINRLLEMHANKKHDVKTLGPGEIGAAVGLKGCRTNDTLCDPRYPLVLGEIEFPEPVVRVAIEPRSTEDEKKLEASLDELAADDPTFTVHEDAETGQRIISGMGELHLEVIVDRLRREFNVGCRVGEPQIAYKESVTAAGKARFTLDRLLGGRRQFAEVAVAVEPNASGAGFAFTGDIDELPRDFHAAIAEGCRQGTFSGPVAGYPMVDVKARLVGARHDDEASTPEVFQAAAFRAFHQACEQAAAVVLEPTMALEITCPEDFVGNVLKDLVARRGQILETQVRGGAQIIDALVPLSAMFGYATAVRSLTQGRAAYHMQFERYDPVPEDAPGRWWDK; translated from the coding sequence ATCGCCCGGGTGCGCAACGTCGGGATCACCGCCCATATCGACGCCGGCAAGACCACCCTGACCGAGCGGATCCTTTACTATACGGGCAAGACTCACAAGATCGGCGAGGTCCACGACGGGGCCGCCGAGATGGACTGGATGGAGCAGGAGAAGGAGCGCGGCATCACCATCACCTCCGCCGCCACCACCTGCTTCTGGCGCGAGCACCGGATCAACATCATCGACACCCCGGGCCACGTCGACTTCACCGTCGAGGTGGAGCGTTCTTTGAGAGTTCTGGACGGCGCCGTGGGCGTCTTCTGCGGCGTGGCGGGAGTTCAGCCGCAGTCCGAGACCGTCTGGCGCCAGGCCGCCCGTTACGGCGTACCGCGCATCGCCGTCATCAACAAGCTCGACCGCATCGGCGCCGATTACGACCGCGCCGTCGCCGACCTCGTCGACAAACTCGAAGCCTCCCCCGTCCCCGTCACCATCCCCCTGGGGCTGGAGGACGAGTTCCGCGGCGTCATCGACCTGGTCCGCGAGGAGCTGGTCACCTTCGGCGATGATCTGGGCCTGTCCGTCGAGCGCCGTACCCTGACCGACGGGGAGCGCGACTACGCCGCGCCCTACCGGGAGCGTCTCGTCGAGGCCGCCTGCGACTACGACGATGGGCTGCTCGAGGCCTACCTTCACGGTGAGGAGCTGGACCCCGGGCTCTTGCTGGCCGCCCTGCGCGCCGGCACCCTGGCCAGCGAGCTGCACCCGGTCTTCGCCGCCAGCGCCCTGCGCAACAAGGGCGTCCAGCCGGTCATCGACGCCGTCATCGATCTGCTGCCCAGTCCGCTGGACCGCGGCGCCGTCGGCGGGCTCAACCCGGAAAACGGTGAACGGGAGACGCGCCGGCCCGACGCCGGCGAACCGTCCACGGCCTACGTCTTCAAGACGGCCACCGACCCCTTCGTCGGCAACCTGACCTTCTTCCGCACCTACTCGGGCACCCTGAGCGTCAAGGACGTCCTGCTCAACAGCCACACCGGCCGCAAGGTGCGCATCAACCGCCTGCTGGAGATGCACGCCAATAAAAAGCACGACGTCAAGACCCTGGGTCCCGGCGAGATCGGCGCCGCCGTCGGCCTCAAAGGCTGTCGCACCAACGACACCCTCTGCGATCCCCGGTACCCCCTGGTCCTCGGCGAGATCGAATTCCCGGAGCCCGTCGTCCGCGTGGCCATCGAGCCCCGCTCGACGGAGGACGAGAAGAAGCTCGAGGCGTCCCTGGACGAGCTGGCCGCCGACGATCCGACCTTCACCGTTCACGAAGACGCCGAGACCGGCCAACGGATCATCTCCGGCATGGGCGAGCTGCACCTCGAGGTGATCGTCGACCGCCTGCGGCGCGAGTTCAACGTCGGCTGTCGCGTCGGCGAGCCCCAGATCGCCTACAAGGAATCCGTCACCGCCGCCGGCAAGGCCCGTTTCACCCTCGATCGCTTGCTGGGCGGCAGGCGGCAGTTCGCCGAGGTCGCTGTGGCCGTTGAACCCAACGCATCCGGCGCCGGCTTCGCCTTCACCGGCGATATCGATGAACTGCCCCGGGATTTCCACGCGGCGATCGCCGAGGGCTGCCGTCAGGGCACCTTCTCCGGCCCCGTCGCCGGCTATCCGATGGTCGACGTCAAGGCCCGCCTCGTCGGGGCGCGCCACGACGACGAGGCCTCGACGCCCGAGGTCTTCCAGGCCGCCGCCTTCCGGGCCTTCCATCAGGCCTGCGAACAGGCCGCCGCCGTGGTCCTCGAACCGACCATGGCCCTGGAGATCACCTGTCCCGAGGACTTCGTCGGCAATGTGCTCAAGGACCTGGTCGCCCGCCGGGGTCAGATCCTGGAGACCCAGGTTCGCGGCGGCGCCCAGATCATCGACGCCCTGGTGCCGCTGTCGGCGATGTTCGGCTACGCCACCGCCGTGCGCTCGCTGACCCAGGGCCGCGCCGCCTATCACATGCAGTTCGAGCGTTATGATCCCGTTCCCGAGGACGCCCCGGGGCGCTGGTGGGACAAATAA